In Patagioenas fasciata isolate bPatFas1 chromosome 2, bPatFas1.hap1, whole genome shotgun sequence, a single window of DNA contains:
- the RNF182 gene encoding E3 ubiquitin-protein ligase RNF182, translating into MTSQLPEESVETQSSDELECKICYNRYNLRQRKPKVLECCHRVCAKCLCKIIDFGDSPQGVIVCPFCRFETCLPDDEVSSLPDDNNILLNLACGGKGKKCLPDNPTELLLTPKRLASLVSPSHTSSNCLVITIMEVQRESPQTLNSTPVMEFYRPTSFDSVATVSHNWTVWNCTSLLFQTSIRVLVWLLGLLYFSSLPLGIYLLVSKKVTLGVVFVSLVPSSLVILMVYGFCQCVCHEVLDCMSS; encoded by the coding sequence ATGACCAGTCAACTGCCAGAGGAGTCTGTGGAGACCCAGAGCTCAGATGAGCTTGAGTGCAAGATCTGTTACAACCGCTATAACCTGCGACAGAGAAAACCAAAAGTGCTGGAGTGTTGTCACAGAGTATGTGCCAAATGCCTTTGCAAAATCATAGACTTCGGTGATTCCCCACAAGGAGTCATCGTATGCCCATTTTGCAGGTTCGAAACATGCCTGCCAGACGATGAGGTTAGTAGTCTTCCTGATGACAACAACATCCTTCTGAATTTAGCTTgtgggggaaagggaaagaagtgcCTACCAGACAACCCAACAGAACTGCTGCTGACTCCCAAAAGGTTGGCATCTCTGGTCAGCCCTTCTCACACCTCTTCTAATTGCCTGGTTATAACAATCATGGAAGTACAAAGAGAAAGTCCCCAGACTCTGAACTCAACCCCTGTGATGGAATTTTACAGGCCTACGAGTTTTGATTCTGTTGCAACTGTGTCCCACAACTGGACAGTGTGGAACTGCACATCTTTGCTCTTCCAGACCTCAATTCGGGTGCTAGTGTGGTTGCTAGGGCTGCTGTACTTCAGTTCCTTGCCTTTAGGGATTTATTTACTAGTATCTAAGAAAGTCACCCTTGGGGTTGTCTTCGTAAGCCTTGTTCCTTCCAGCCTTGTTATTCTCATGGTCTATGGCTTTTGCCAGTGTGTTTGCCATGAAGTTCTAGACTGCATGTCATCTTGA